A region from the Ursus arctos isolate Adak ecotype North America unplaced genomic scaffold, UrsArc2.0 scaffold_6, whole genome shotgun sequence genome encodes:
- the NPBWR1 gene encoding neuropeptides B/W receptor type 1, translating into MHNASFSELGPANTSCLGPALGCPNASSPPPPPPLPPPLVVAVPVVYAVICAVGLAGNSAVLYVLLRAPRMKTVTNLFILNLAIADELFTLVLPINIADFLMQQWPFGELMCKLIVAIDQYNTFSSLYFLTVMSADRYLVVLATAESRRVAGRTYSAARAVSLAVWGLVTLVVLPFAVFARLDDEQGRRQCVLVFPHPEAFWWRASRLYTFVLGFAIPVSTICVLYSILLCRLRAIRLDSHAKALDRAKKRVTLLVVAILAVCLLCWTPYHLSTVVALTTDLPQTPLVIALSYFITSLSYANSCLNPFLYAFLDDSFRRSLRQLLACRPAA; encoded by the coding sequence ATGCACAACGCATCATTCTCGGAGCTGGGGCCGGCCAACACGTCGTGCCTGGGACCTGCTCTGGGCTGCCCCAACGCGTCGagtccgccgccgccgccgccactgccGCCGCCGCTGGTGGTGGCCGTGCCGGTCGTTTACGCGGTGATTTGCGCGGTGGGGCTGGCGGGCAACTCGGCGGTGCTGTACGTGCTGCTGCGGGCGCCCCGCATGAAGACCGTCACCAACCTGTTTATCCTCAACCTGGCCATCGCCGACGAGCTCTTCACGCTAGTGCTGCCCATCAACATCGCTGACTTCCTGATGCAGCAGTGGCCCTTCGGGGAGCTCATGTGCAAGCTCATCGTGGCCATCGACCAGTACAACACGTTCTCCAGCCTCTACTTCCTCACGGTCATGAGCGCCGACCGCTACCTGGTAGTGTTGGCCACAGCCGAGTCGCGCCGGGTGGCTGGCCGCACGTATAGCGCCGCGCGCGCGGTGAGCCTGGCCGTGTGGGGGCTCGTGACGCTGGTCGTGCTGCCCTTCGCCGTCTTCGCCCGGCTCGACGACGAGCAGGGCCGGCGCCAGTGCGTGCTGGTCTTTCCGCATCCCGAGGCCTTCTGGTGGCGGGCGAGCCGCCTCTACACGTTTGTACTCGGCTTCGCCATCCCGGTGTCCACCATCTGCGTTCTCTACAGCATCCTGCTGTGCCGGCTTCGCGCCATACGGCTGGACAGCCACGCCAAGGCTCTGGACCGCGCTAAGAAGAGGGTGACTCTCTTGGTGGTGGCGATCCTGGCCGTGTGCCTCCTCTGCTGGACACCCTACCACCTGAGCACCGTGGTGGCACTTACCACTGACCTCCCGCAGACGCCTCTTGTCATCGCGCTCTCCTACTTCATCACCAGCCTGAGCTACGCCAACAGCTGCCTCAACCCCTTTCTCTACGCCTTCCTGGACGACAGCTTCCGCAGGAGCCTCCGCCAGCTGCTGGCCTGCCGCCCGGCCGCCTGA